The proteins below are encoded in one region of Podarcis raffonei isolate rPodRaf1 chromosome 8, rPodRaf1.pri, whole genome shotgun sequence:
- the CCDC28B gene encoding coiled-coil domain-containing protein 28B → MEEKKKKKSPKAHLAQPVPASALRKLPVPSSKSTSFSLGMPHLPSPKQRAKFKRANKEKPRAPQPGGSAATAAVGTPLQHSFLTDVSDVYEMEGGLLNLLNDFHSGKLQAFGKECSFEQLEHVREMQEKLARLHFSLDVYVEELAEDQKKTVADRNLDQLLTNLEELSNSIQKLHLAENPDLEDASTV, encoded by the exons atggaggagaagaagaagaagaaaagtcccaAAGCCCACCTAGCCCAGCCAGTTCCAGCCAGTGCTCTCCGCAAGCTGCCAGTCCCTTCGAGCAAGAGCACCTCTTTCTCCCTAGGGATGCCTCATCTCCCTTCGCCAAAGCAAAGAGCCAAGTTCAAGAG AGCAAACAAGGAGAAGCCCCGAGCTCCCCAGCCCGGAGGCAGCGCTGCCACAGCAGCTGTGGGGACCCCTCTGCAGCACTCGTTCCTGACCGACGTCTCGGATGTGTATGAGATGGAGGGGGGCCTCCTGAACCTCTTGAACGACTTCCATTCGGGAAAGCTGCAGGCTTTTG GGAAGGAATGTTCCTTTGAGCAGCTGGAGCACGTTCGGGAGATGCAGGAGAAGTTGGCTCGCCTGCATTTCAGCCTGGACGTCTACGTGGAGGAACTTGCCGAGGACCAGAAGAAGACGGTGGCCGACAGGAACCTGGATCAGCTGCTGACAAAT CTGGAAGAACTCAGCAACTCCAT ACAAAAGCTCCACCTGGCAGAAAACCCTGACTTGGAGGATGCGTCCACAGTCTag